In Hippoglossus hippoglossus isolate fHipHip1 chromosome 24, fHipHip1.pri, whole genome shotgun sequence, a single genomic region encodes these proteins:
- the adgrg6 gene encoding LOW QUALITY PROTEIN: adhesion G-protein coupled receptor G6 (The sequence of the model RefSeq protein was modified relative to this genomic sequence to represent the inferred CDS: inserted 2 bases in 2 codons; deleted 8 bases in 6 codons), which translates to MAPPTGGGRWRLCHVVVLLLWTTLHRHVLGCSSTNCNLNLTEAQGGKSRRPATPRKYPNSQACKWIMQAPAGFIIQLSFLDFEMEEAPGCIYDQVVVNTGNTDVKFCGLTANGLTLNSTGNVMELSFNSDFSVQKRGFSVSFRHVAVALRNQKVKISGGHGQVTMVASSLLLPALSHLTLCFEVERDIQKQKEWLFTYFDSSSNVGLSLGSSQAGMKMIVDGVSCSINSVLSSSDFTSSMESFCVVWTSSTGLVAXYFNGNYLTKTCPSSSGHSVPAGGQFRLGGESGTVFDGYIYNLRLWDYAMTEQQLRALTCDTVGNVVDWDNSHWTIPSALAHTDATLSCICSPHCFKLNYCCGQLVVSAANTLLCLPPGTTPLPTSCDSPGLGCPAASSPATSSTDSTNTIHATNASTHVLPPITPSSPTIPATSLSLTISTATTSTASSSSSAQQTTSSTTTVSSAPTNIPATNPTAPAKETPVKTKASSAPAAPDAAVITPQKPETFTSQSTPLAAGAAAHHRRLRHVFGLPAAGGASHHMSLASSQSSSQAPGPPTCSTSSSSSRSPSFHVNRLTLDRHPSSLGHPRHRSSKRPPGFISTPLVWQGRKRPTGGRHAAAARATPSPHVVHITKPAVPPSQIHDQAHVYYTNKWTQIHTCSWVEKCNNVLDMCEDGAFSLYEFDVAYSLEEPATVAPTFFGSDAKFKHGELLPPVTQPFATSSEEANICLNHSDDSDHLPSGSTAGGEPPRAGSQDGFSFISGSQTPAVTLFTSFPSLPPLSASTPLTSSHAITLPGSSCSQQPPFFPSSPLGQVEENLQKQTLLLNLLTFQSQMECQSSMVRCSLNTNHSLLRARPQLELFDPQFNSQCTYPDSPQQPDYTTWHSHPPVRLRAGDIHPSEHLGRLIPTHGLSRANKIHMLMSLSCSSKHPTSFPLPPVSFTLYWTFTFSRSNPHASLFLSSHLPYLFFHPPLPSSHVCHHTISTHPLPSWVPLPALSSMAEAEIGSLSPTQSPLDNHIQFPHTSTTCPISRSAESQVITASQSLPPGRASTSPDDKLKFSLVSAELRDTDEFLAELTNNSQTLDSSKFVDGTVSSLEASNNLSTAGTHLSTLFDPAGVVPKIHIAEERASAVGLSSAVNTSHSVTQDVMLNAPTDLQPNQSPNPDAALDTQSFPVEMKITSSRPTSEPSYQTSFAPLRLPTAAPNILLQTSGLNASSSTAATRSPTGSSIDAPDRGFISGLAELPPPVSGSHTANTTGLEYISKSNTATVTTLKALVPDEMTNNTKARNATALIENGNMEASQRNVTGNKPSPHLGVNGGTKSNSTFSKTSLNSGPSVSNHSGSQSSGASVNEAANDSVHLSPTLPADAIMITKNSSPSTFSGGLKKATVHPTHRSNCGFNCQTLVAMPIGVVLPDSFCGGGRRLALNPVRERAVVLWLNQTFQNWTHSVSVDNVRVQQGAASGGNPTSYSCQALLVYYFIANESLGEAAVSARLSSREGLMAAAGLQIKHASEDVQLIENCPEENPLPYRWPESRPTVTRHLPCFPNKDQSTSRTCLINAQNYSSHWSAADTSNCTDIDTIEVSAENAAEVAEQLANITNTELPSEEVSKVVAKVQELVXVAKINVTLANTVVTIISNVMSSSEMALAATSEMALKTVDELVQKIEFEGPSLSISSRHLALGSNLNASVFNGTSFSAFIPPNATDPQVAFESERLHPLAQVTLPSSLLSSVSLSDSDRASLSRINFMFFKKTNLFQREQDGRSLNSYVVASSVGNLSIRGLTEPVEIQIAHVSEQFSSRPVCMFWDFSFNNGGGGWNGDGCRVSKESSINKTICLCDHLTHFGILMDISGVSAHIDSRNNKILTFITYIGCGISAIFSAATLLTYIAFEKIRRDYPSKILMNLSTSLLFLNMVFLLDGWLASLEKRWLCLSVAVFLHYFLLTSFTWMGLESVHMYIALVKVFNTYIRRYILKFCIVGWGLPALVVGIVIAVDKNSYGLQEYGKGESGDGSSELCWIQSPIVFYTTCVGYFCLVFLLNVAMFIVVMLQICGRNGKRSNRSLREEVLRNLRSVISLSFLLGMTWGFALFAWGPVSLAFMYLFAIFNSLQGLFIFIFHCALKENVQKQWRRYLCCGRFKLSDNSDWSKTATNNTKKVSSENLGKSLSSSSFGSSTANWTSKAKATLNPFSKRHSTTDKCYSNQTSPKCVSSSSSEVEPNSSSSSSSSSSILPVSQMIDKVKGYCSARSDNFYKNIIMSDSFAHSTKF; encoded by the exons GGCGCCCCctacaggaggaggaaggtggcgGCTGTGTCACGTTGTCGTGCTGTTGCTATGGACGACTCTGCACAGACACG TGTtgggctgcagctccacaaacTGTAACCTGAACCTGACTGAGGCCCAGGGGGGGAAATCACGTCGCCCTGCTACCCCCAGAAAATACCCCAATTCACAGGCCTGTAAGTGGATCATGCAGGCCCCCGCCGGCTTCATCATCCAGCTCTCCTTCCTGGACTTTGAAATGGAGGAGGCGCCCGGCTGCATCTATGACCAAGTTGTGGTGAACACG GGAAACACCGACGTAAAGTTCTGCGGCCTGACAGCCAACGGGCTGACGCTGAACTCGACGGGGAACGTGATGGAACTGTCCTTCAACTCCGACTTCAGCGTGCAGAAGAGGGGGTTCAGTGTTAGCTTCCGACACG TTGCCGTCGCTCTGAGGAACCAGAAGGTCAAGATATCCGGGGGCCACGGCCAGGTCACCATGGTCGCCAGCTCTCTGTTGTTGCCA GCGCTCAGTCACCTGACGCTGTGCTTTGAGGTGGAACGCGACATCCAGAAACAG AAAGAGTGGCTC TTCACCTACTTTGACAGCAGCAGTAACGTG GGGCTGAGTCTGGGCTCCAGTCAGGCCGGCATGAAGATGATCGTCGACGGAGTGTCCTGCTCCATCAActccgtcctctcctcctccgacttcacctcctccatggaGTCTTTCTGCGTGGTCTGGACCTCATCGACCGGCTTGGTGG GTTACTTCAACGGAAACTACTTAACCAAGACCTGTCCCTCCTCCAGTGGTCACTCTGTGCCGGCCGGGGGACAGTTCCGGTTAGGAGGTGAGTCTGG CACAGTTTTTGACGGGTACATCTACAACCTGCGGCTGTGGGACTACGCCAtgacggagcagcagctgcGGGCGCTGACCTGCGACACGGTGGGAAACGTGGTCGACTGGGACAACAGCCACTGGACCATCCCCTCCGCCCTGGCCCACACCGACGCCACGCTCAGCTGTA TCTGCTCCCCTCATTGCTTTAAACTTAACTACTGCTGCGGCCAACTAGTGGTGAGTGCTGCTAACACACTGCT GTGTCTCCCCCCTGGAACCACACCGCTCCCCACCAGCTGTGACTCCCCGGGACTGGGCTGCCCAG ctgcttcctctcctgCCACCTCCTCCACTGACTCCACTAACACCATCCATGCTACTAATGCCAGCACCCACG TCCTCCCTCCCATCACTCCATCCTCACCCACCATCCCTGCCACTAGCTTGTCTCTAACCATCAGCACCGCCACTACCAGCAcagccagctcctcctcctctg CTCAACAGACAACCAGCAGCACAACAACTGTTTCATCTGCTCCCACTAACATCCCAGCTACTAACCCCACAGCGCCTG CGAAGGAGACTCCTGTGAAAACCAAAGCTTCTTCTGCTCCGGCTGCTCCTGATGCTGCCGTCATTACTCCTCAGAAGCCTGAAACCTTTACCTCCCAGTCCACGCCGTTGGCCGCCGGTGCAGCAGCTCACCACAGGAGACTGAGGCATGTTTTTGGTTTACCTGCCGCTGGAGGAGCTTCTCATCATATGTCCCTTGCATCCAGTCAGTCCAGTTCCCAAGCCCCTGGGCCCCCGACATGCAGCACATCATCCTCCAGCTCTCGGTCACCCAGCTTCCACGTGAATCGACTTACCCTCGACCGTCATCCTTCTTCCCTCGGCCACCCACGCCATCGTAGCTCCAAGAGACCTCCC GGGTTCATCTCCACCCCTCTGGTCTGGCAGGGAAGGAAGAGGCCAACAGGAGGAAGACATGCAGCTGCCGCCAGAGCGACACCTAGTCCACATGTGGTTCACATCACGAAACCTGCTGTACCACCCAGTCAAATCCACGACCAGGCCCACGTATACtacacaaacaaatggacacagatacacacttgCTCCTGGGTTGAGAAATGCAACAACGTATTGGATATGT GTGAAGATGGTGCCTTCAGTTTGTATGAATTCGACGTAGCCTACTCCTTGGAAGAGCCGGCCACTGTCGCGCCGACCTTTTTCGGCTCTGACGCCAAATTCAAACATGGTGAACTTCTTCCTCCTGTCACACAGCCCTTCGCTACTTCCTCAGAGGAAGCGAACATTTGCTTGAACCACTCTGACGACTCGGACCACCTACCGAGTGGCTCCACAGCCGGAGGGGAGCCTCCTCGGGCCGGCTCACAAGATGGATTCTCATTCATCAGCGGGTCCCAAACTCCTGCAGTGACG ctcttcacctccttcccgtctcttcctcctctgtcggCGTCTActcccctcacctcctctcatgCCATCACTCTTCCTGGTTCATC ctgctCCCAGCAGCCTCCCTTCTTCCCATCCTCCCCTCTCGGGCAGGTTGAGGAAAACCTTCAGAAACAGACGCTGTTGTTGAATCTGCTCACGTTCCAGAGTCAGATGGA ATGTCAGTCGTCGATGGTGCGCTGCTCCCTGAATACCAACCACTCTCTGCTGAGAG CTCGGCCTCAGTTGGAGTTGTTTGACCCCCAGTTCAATTCTCAGTG CACCTACCCAGACTCTCCGCAGCAGCCGGACTACACAACCTGGCACAGCCACCCCCCTGTACGCCTCAGGGCGGGAGACATTCACCCCTCGGAGCACCTCGGCCGTCTGATCCCCACACATG GCCTGAGCAGAGCAAACAAGATACACATGTTGatgtctctgagctgcagcagcaaacatCCCACTTCATTTCCTTTACCCCCCGTCTCTTTTACCCTCTATTGGACCTTCACTTTCTCTCGCAGCAACCCTCACGcctccctttttctctcttcacatCTACCCTATCTATTCTTCCATCCCCCACTCCCTTCCTCTCACGTCTGTCATCACACCATCTCCACTCATCCCCTCCCCAGCTGGGTGCCATTGCCAGCACTGTCCAGCATGGCGGAGGCAGAGATTGGCTCCTTGTCGCCCACTCAGTCCCCCCTGGACAACCATATACAGTTCCCCCACACCTCCACCACATGTCCTATTAGCCGTTCAGCAGAGTCACAGGTTATCACAGCGAGCCAATCACTTCCTCCTGGCCGAGCTTCCACGTCCCCTGATGATAAATTGAAATTCAGCCTTGTTTCAGCTGAGCTGCGAGACACAGATGAGTTTTTGGCAGAGCTCACAAACAACTCACAAACTTTGGATTCTTCCAAGTTTGTCGACGGCACAGTGTCCTCCCTCGAGGCGTCCAATAATCTAAGTACAGCTGGGACACATCTCTCTACCTTATTTGACCCTGCAGGTGTTGTTCCAAAAATCCACATTGCAGAGGAGCGTGCCTCAGCTGTGGGTCTGTCTTCAGCAGTGAACACCAGTCACAGTGTTACTCAGGATGTAATGTTGAATGCTCCAACAGACCTTCAACCTAACCAAAGTCCTAATCCAGATGCTGCTCTGGACACTCAATCATTTcctgttgaaatgaaaataacatcCTCCCGCCCCACTTCTGAGCCCAGTTATCAGACAAGCTTTGCACCGTTAAGACTTCCCACTGCTGCTCCAAATATTCTCCTGCAGACCTCTGGCCTTAATGCCTCCTCTTCTACCGCAGCCACCAGATCCCCCACAGGCTCCTCTATCGATGCCCCAGATCGAGGCTTCATTTCTGGGCTTGCAGAGCTCCCACCTCCTGTGAGTGGCAGCCACACTGCAAACACGACGGGCTTAGAATACATCTCCAAGTCAAATACTGCGACTGTTACAACACTCAAAGCCTTGGTGCCCGATGAaatgacaaacaacacaaaggcTAGAAACGCTACAGCTTTGATAGAAAATGGAAACATGGAGGCGTCCCAGCGGAACGTGACAGGCAACAAACCATCGCCACATCTCGGTGTGAATGGAGGCACAAAGTCAAATTCTACCTTTTCAAAGACGAGTTTGAACTCAGGTCCAAGCGTGTCGAATCACAGCGGGAGTCAGAGCTCAGGAGCATCTGTGAATGAGGCCGCAAACGACAGTGTCCACCTTTCCCCTACTTTACCTGCGGACGCCATTATGATCACAAAGAACTCTTCTCCTTCGACTTTCAGCGGCGGCCTCAAGAAGGCCACAGTTCATCCGACCCACAGA TCCAACTGTGGATTTAACTGCCAAACCCTCGTTGCCATGCCAAT AGGAGTTGTTCTACCGGATTCATTTTGTGGTGGAGGACGGCGGCTCGCCTTGAACCCAGTGCGTGAGCGAGCTGTGGTTCTCTGG ctCAATCAGACGTTTCAGAACTGGACCCACTCCGTCTCCGTGGATAACGTCCG agtccagcagggggcagcgaGCGGAGGAAACCCGACCAG TTACTCGTGTCAGGCTCTGCTGGTTTATTATTTCATCGCTAACGAGAGTCTGGGTGAAGCTGCTGTCTCCGCCCggctgagcagcagagagggactcatggctgctgctgggctGCAGATCAAACACGCCTCCGAGGACGTTCAATTAATTG AAAACTGTCCAGAGGAGAATCCTCTTCCATATCGCTGGCCCGAGAGTCGACCCACTGTGACCAGGCACCTGCCCTGTTTCCCCAACAAGGACCAGAGCACGTCCAGGacctg TTTGATCAATGCTCAGAACTACTCCTCCCACTGGTCAGCTGCAGACACCAGTAACTGCACGGACATCGACACCATCGAGGTGTCAGCAG AAAACGCAGCTGAGGTGGCGGAGCAGCTCGCTAACATCACCAACACGGAGCTGCCCAGTGAGGAG GTGTCCAAAGTGGTGGCGAAGGTCCAGGAGCTGG ACGTGGCAAAGATCAACGTAACGCTGGCGAACACGGTCGTCACGATCATCTCCAACGTCATGAGCAGCTCCGAGATGGCGCTCGCTGCCACGTCTGAGAT ggCTCTGAAGACGGTGGACGAGCTGGTCCAGAAGATCGAGTTCGAGGGTCCGTCCCTCAGCATCAGCTCCAGACACTTGGCTCTGGGATCGAACCTGAACGCCAGCGTGTTCAACGGCACGTCCTTCAGCGCCTTCATCCCCCCCAACGCCACCGACCCGCAG GTCGCGTTTGAGTCGGAGCGGCTCCACCCTCTGGCTCAGGTCACTCTTCCGTCCTCGTTGCTGTCCAGCGTCTCGCTGAGCGACTCCGACCGGGCGTCTCTGTCCAGGATCAACTTCATGTTCTTCAAGAAGACCAACCTGTTCCAG AGGGAGCAGGACGGTCGCTCTCTCAACAGTTACGTCGTGGCGAGCAGCGTCGGCAACTTGTCCATCAGAGGCCTGACGGAGCCGGTGGAGATCCAGATCGCTCACGTCTCCGAGCAG ttCTCCTCCCGTCCAGTTTGTATGTTCTGGGACTTCAGCTTCAACA ATGGCGGTGGAGGTTGGAACGGAGACGGCTGCAGAGTGTCCAAAGAATCCAGCATCAACAAAaccatctgtctgtgtgatcACCTGACACACTTCGGCATCCTGAtg gaCATCTCCGGAGTTTCAGCCCACATAGACTCAAGGAACAACAAGATCCTGACCTTCATCACCTACATCGGCTGCGGCATCTCCGCCATCTTCTCTGCCGCCACGCTGCTCACCTACATCGCCTTCGA AAAGATTCGACGTGACTACCCGTCTAAGATCCTGATGAACCTCAGCACGTCCCTACTCTTCCTGAACATGGTCTTTCTGCTGGACGGCTGGTTGGCCAGTCTGGAGAAGCGCTGGCTGTGCTTGTCTGTGGCCGTCTTCCTGCACTACTTCCTGCTGACCTCCTTCACCTGGATGGGCTTAGAGTCCGTCCACATGTACATCGCCCTGGTCAAGGTCTTCAACACCTACATCCGGCGATACATCCTCAAGTTCTGCATCGTCGGCTGGG GTCTCCCGGCGCTGGTGGTGGGGATCGTCATTGCGGTGGATAAAAACTCTTACGGGCTGCAGGAGTACGGCAAAGGAGAGTCAGGAGACGGATCCTCGGAGCT CTGTTGGATCCAGAGTCCCATTGTGTTCTACACCACGTGTGTGGGTTACTTCTGTTTGGTGTTTCTTCTGAACGTGGCCATGTTCATCGTGGTGATGCTGCAGATCTGCGGCCGCAACGGCAAACGCAGCAACCGCTCGCTGCGAGAGGAG GTTCTGCGGAACCTGCGGAGCGTCATCAGCCTCTCCTTCCTGCTGGGCATGACGTGGGGCTTTGCTCTGTTCGCCTGGGGACCCGTCAGCCTGGCCTTCATGTACCTCTTCGCCATCTTCAACTCGCTGCAGG gtctgttcatcttcatcttccacTGCGCCCTGAAAGAGAACGTCCAGAAGCAGTGGAGGAGATACCTGTGCTGCGGCCGGTTCAAGCTGTCGGACAACTCAG actGGAGTAAGACAGCCACCAACAACACCAAGAAGGTGAGCTCAGAGAACCTGGGCAAGTCTCTGTCGTCCAGCTCGTTCGGCTCCAGCACCGCCAACTGGACGTCCAAAGCTAAAGCTACGCTCAACCCGTTCAGCAAGCGACACAGTAccacag